In one window of Palaemon carinicauda isolate YSFRI2023 chromosome 2, ASM3689809v2, whole genome shotgun sequence DNA:
- the LOC137616799 gene encoding glutamate receptor ionotropic, delta-1-like translates to MRVWISVIAATLVIGPTMFIQSRLVSMYTKQDSGCSLQCYSFNMFRSLVIQGNRLWTSDWSQRLLIFSWFLFSLIISALYSGTLTAVLAIPAHERPIDYLEDLPRAVKDGYTLGVMEDSSNELLFREAESGIYKHTWDLFNHDDRSQSFVNSPATGIARVLSTKFVYIGPTTFTQSLAAKLGSQKFHFGRSSFYPQSIVVICIPGVPYQNVFTRLLLRMVEGGLVEKWKDDEIFTASGKDSDKEEVEISAITLTHMQLDIAAQSMDFALPSCWI, encoded by the exons Atgagg GTGTGGATTAGCGTCATTGCAGCCACGTTGGTCATTGGCCCTACCATGTTTATTCAGTCTCGTCTCGTATCCATGTATACTAAACAAGATTCCGGCTGCAGTCTTCAATGCTACTCCTTCAATATGTTCCGTAGTTTAGTTATACAAGGCAATCGACTTTGGACTTCTGACTGGTCTCAACGGCTTCTTATCTTCTCTTGGTTCCTCTTCAGTCTCATTATATCTG CTCTGTATTCTGGAACGCTCACGGCAGTCTTGGCTATTCCAGCTCACGAAAGGCCCATTGATTACCTGGAGGATCTTCCCAGGGCTGTCAAGGATGGCTATACCTTAGGCGTCATGGAGGATTCTAGCAATGAACTCCTCTTTAGG GAAGCTGAAAGTGGGATCTACAAACACACTTGGGATTTATTCAACCACGATGACCGGTCTCAAAGTTTTGTAAATAGTCCTGCTACTGGAATAGCAAGA GTTCTGTCGACGAAGTTCGTCTACATCGGCCCCACGACTTTCACCCAGAGTTTGGCAGCGAAGCTCGGAAGTCAGAAGTTCCATTTCGGACGAAGTTCTTTCTATCCGCAGAGTATTGTGGTCATCTGCATCCCTGGCGTTCCATACCAGAATGTCTTCACTAGACT ATTACTTAGAATGGTGGAAGGAGGTCTAGTAGAAAAGTGGAAAGATGATGAGATCTTCACAGCTTCGGGAAAGGACTCAGATAAGGAGGAGGTTGAGATATCAGCCATCACTTTAACTCACATGCAG TTAGACATAGCAGCTCAATCTATGGACTTTGCTCTTCCCTCTTGTTGGATATGA